DNA sequence from the Cupriavidus oxalaticus genome:
CTGACGCCGCCGGCACCGATTCCGGTGCTGGTCGCATCGGCGGGAGCCGATCCGCAGCAGTGCGTGCGCGTGCGTGCGGCATTGCTGGGCCTGCATGAGGATGCCGCGGGCACCGCGCTGCTGGCCATGCTGGGGCTGGCGCGCTTTGCCGCGGTGCAACCCGCCGACTATGCATGCCTGACCGCGATGGCGAACGAAGCGGACCAGGCGCGCTTCGCGCTGACCGATCCCGCGGCCGGAGGGCGGGGCACGGGATAGGCCACGCGTCGGACCGCACAAGGCCATTGACGATAACAAGACTGCCGGCGCGGTGGAGGAGCCATAGCCTGATGACTGCCAAATTGGGGGAACCGTCATGAAATCCGTTGTGAATGCCGCTGTGAAATCTGCCGTGAATCCTGACATCCGGCGCCGTGCCATGCATTGCCTGTTCGCCTGTGCGGCAGCCTGTGCGACATGGCTCGGCGCGGCGGCGCATGCCCAGCCGCCAGCATATCCCGCCAAGCCGGTGCGCATCATCGTGCCGTTCGCCGCCGGCGGCCCCGCCGACGTGCTGGCGCGCGCCACCGGGGAAGGCATCGCCAGGGCCACTGGTCAAAGCGTGGTGGTCGAGAACAAGGCCGGCGCCGCCGGCACCATTGGTGTCGACATGGTGGCCAAGGCCGCGCCCGACGGCTACACCATCGCGCTGGTGCCGGTCGGCAATATCGCGGTGAATCCCACGCTGATGCCGAACCTGCCTTACAAGCAGTCCGACCTGGCGCCGGTGGCGATGCTCGCCACCGCTGAAAACGTGCTGGTGATCAACGCGGCCACGCCTGTCAGGTCGGTGGCGGAACTGCTCAAGCTGGCCGCACAGAAGCCGGGCGAACTGAGCTTCGCCTCTCCCGGCGCCGGCAGCCAGGCGCACCTGGCCGGGGAGCTGCTGCAGCTCGATGCCAACGTCAAGCTGAACCACGTGCCGTACAAGGGCGTGAGCCCGGCCATGACCGACGTGGTCGGCGGGCAGGTGACGATGATGTTCGCCCAGCTGTCGGCGGCACTGCCTTACATCAAGGCCGGCAAGCTGCGTGCCTTGGGCGTGGCCAGCGCCAAACGCTCGACGGTGCTGCCGGATGTGCCGACGATCGCCGAGCAGGGCTTCCCGAAGTTCGAGGCGGTGTCGTGGTATGCGTTGATGGCGCCGGCGGGTACGCCGCCCGAGGTCGTGCGCAAGCTCAGCCAGCATGTCGACGCGGTGCTGGCGGATGCGGCGCTGAAGGAGAAGCTGGCGACGCTGGGGATGGAGGCGGCGGGCGGTACGCCGCAGCAGCTGGCGTCAACGATCCAGCAGGAGAGTGCGCGGTGGGCGGGGGTGATCAGGCAGCGGCGTATCACGATCGATTGAGCTGTGACGCGCTTTGAGACGCCACCGGTTTGCTCCCCTCTCCCGCTTGCGGGAGAGGGGCAGGGGGTGAGGGCAGGCATGTGGCAAGCATGATGCGCTTTACTTTGTGGAGACACCAGCCCTCACCCCCGCCCCTCTCCCATAAATGGGAGAGGGGAGCCAACAGATGGTGTGAGCAACGGTAACGAAGGCTGAAAAAAATGGGGAGCCAAAGCTCCCCATTCTTCTTGGATGTCAGCGCTATCACCCCAGCAGCAGCGCATCATCATCCAGCTGCTCATGCCGCGTCTGCTCGAACATCTTCAGCAGGTCCGGCACGTCCAGCCCCTTGCGCTTGTCGCCCGACACATCCAGCACCACCTGCCCCTGGTGGAGCATCACCGTGCGCTGCCCGTAGTCCAGCGCCTGGCGCATGCTGTGCGTCACCATCATCGTCGTCAGCTTGCTTTCCTCGACGATGCGCGCGGTCAGTTCCAGCACGAACGCGGCGGTCTTCGGGTCCAGTGCGGCGGTATGCTCGTCCAGCAGCAGGATGCGCGACGGCTGCAGCGATGCCATCAGCAGGCTCACCGCCTGGCGCTGGCCGCCGGAGAGCAGGCCGATGCGGTCGGTCAGGCGGTTTTCCAGCCCCAGGTTCAGCAGCCGCAGCTTCTCGCGGAACAGCTCGCGCGAGGCGCGGTTCAGCGCCGGGCGGAAACCGCGCTTCGCGCCGCGGGCCATTGCCAGCGCCATGTTCTCTTCGATGGTCAGCGCCTCGCAGGTGCCGGCCATCGGGTCCTGGAACACGCGCGCCACCAGGTGCGCGCGGTCCCATGCCGGCTGGCGGGTGACGTCGGTGTCATCGATGGTGATGCGGCCAGAGTCGACCATCTGGTCGCCGCTGATGGCGTTCAGGAAGGTCGACTTGCCGGCGCCGTTGGAGCCGATCACGGCAACGAACTGGCCGCTCGGGATTTCCAGTGTCAGGCCGCGCAGCGCGCGCGTCTCGATCGGCGTGCCCGGGTTGAAGGTGAGCTTCAGGTCTTGTGCGCGCAGCATCTCAGGCACCTCCGTTCTTGCGGGCAAACAGCTTCTTGCGCGTGGCCGGCAGCACCAGCGCGATCGTCACCAGCGCGGCGGTGACCAGGTTCAGGTCCTGCGCCTTCAGGCCGATGAAGTCGCTGTTCAGCGCCAGCGCGATGAAGAAGCGGTACAGGATGGCGCCCAGCACCACGGCCAGCGTGGTCCAGATCAGGCGGCGCGCCGGCAGCACGGTTTCGCCGATGATCACCGCGGCCAGGCCGATCACGATGGTGCCGATGCCCATCGAGATATCCGAGCCGCCCTGGGTCTGTGCGAACAGCGCGCCGGCCAGTGCCACCAGCGCGTTGGACAGCGCCATGCCGGCCAACGTGGCGCGGCCGGTGGGGATGCCCTGCGCGCGGGCCATGCGCGGGTTGGCGCCGGTGGCGCGCATCGCCAGGCCCAGCTGCGAGCTGAAGAACCAGTCCAAACCGAGCTTGGCGATCACCACCACGATGAACAGCACCAGCGGGCGCAGCACGTAGTCGGGCATCCACTCCGGCTGCAGCATGGTGAACAGGGTCGGCTCGGTGATCAGCGGCACGTTGGGGCGGCCCATGATGCGCAGGTTGATCGAGTACAGCGCGATCATCATCAGGATACTGGCGAGCAGGTCCATGATCTTGAGGCGCACGTTGAGCCAGCCGGTGATCCAGCCTGCCAGCGCGCCGGCGGCGATCGCCACCACGGTAGCCAGGAACGGATCCTGGCCGGCGGCGATCAGCGTCGCGGCAACGGCGCCGCCCAGCGGAAAGCTGCCGTCAACGGTCAGGTCGGGGAAATTGAGGATGCGGAAGGAAATCAGCACCCCGAGCGCCACCAGGCTGAAGATCAGGCCGATCTCCAGGGCGCCCAGAAGGGAAAAAAGGGACATGGGGGAATCCTGTTGCGGGGGCCGGCGGCTACCCTGGCGCCGGCTTTTTGGGCGGGGCGGGCAGCGCTGCCCGTGTGGGGCTGCCTGCCGCCTCGCCCTGTCATGTCCTGCCGGTCCGGATAGGACCGGCAGGGCGCCCTCCGTCCAACGACGGCAGGGACGGGCTTGCCGTGATTACTTGATGACCGTCTTGGCTTCCTTGATCAGCTCCGGCGACAGCGTGGCGCCTTGCTTGGCGGCGGCGCCCGTGTTCACGAACAGTTCCAGGTTGTCGCTGGTCTGCGAAGCGATCGCGCCCGGCTTCTCGCCCTTCAGGATGCGCACCACGACCTTGCCGGTCTGGTGGCCCAGGTCGGCGTAGTTGATGCCCAGCGCGGCCACCGCGCCACGCTTGACGCTGTCGGTATCGGCCGCCACCAGCGGGATCTTCGATTCGTTGGCGACCTTGACCAGCGACTCATACGCCGACACCACGTTGTTGTCGGTGTTGGTGTAGATCACGTCGACCTTGCCGATCAGGCTCTTGGCGGCCGGGCCGATGTCCACGGTGCGCGGCGCGGCGGCTTCCTTCAGTGTCAGGCCTTCCTTGGCCAGCAGCTCCTTCAGCTCCTTGACCACCACCACCGAGTTGGCCTCGCCCGGGTTGTAGACCATGCCCACGTTCCTGGCCTTCGGCACCACGCGCTTGATCAGGGCGACCTGCTTGTCCAGCGGCAGCTTGTCCGACACGCCGGTCACGTTGGTGCCCGACGGCGACCAGCTCTTGACCAGCTGCGCGGCGACCGGATCGGTCACGCCCGAGTACACCACCGGCACCGTCTTGGTGGCGGCGACCACGGCCTGGGCCGACGGGGTGGCGATGGCAACGATGGCGTTCGGGTTGTCGCCGACGAACTTGCGGGCGATCTGCGCGGCGGTGCCGGTGTTGCCCTGGGCGCTCTGGTATTCCCACTTCAGGCTCTTGTCGGCGTCATAGCCGGCGGCCTTCAGTTCGGCGCGCACGCCGTCGCGGATTGCATCCAGCGCAGGGTGGTCGACGATCGACAGCACCTTGACGGTCTGGGCTTGCACGGCGCCGCCGTACAGCAGGGCCAGCGCCACGGCGCCGCCCAGGATCGACTTGGTTGCTGCGAGACCCTTGATGGACTTCATTCTCTGTTCTCCCCCGAATGCTCGGTTCTGGATGGATGCGGCCGCGGTTGGTTCGGTCCGCTGTCCTGGCGCGCGCCCGCGCGCTGGCGGACGGTGCCGGTCCGGGGCGTGCGCGGCGGCTTCCTGCGGCGGGAGGGAGCGTGCGCGGGCGCGTCGGATGCGACAGCGATAAGCCTGCGAGGATACCACTTCTCGCGCACGAAATGCGTAGTCATCATGCTGATTGAGAGCATCCGATGCTGTCGGAAGCCCGCAATCGGCCATCGGGGCGCATATTATTGCGCGGGATTCGTCATTTGCTTGTGGATTACCCTGATTGCGGTGATCGCATCTTCATGCCATTGCGCGTGCGGGGTGTCACGGTTTTAGCGGCGCAAGGCGGCGGCGCAGTCGCGCACCAGCGCCGGGCCGCGGTAGATCAGCCCGCTGTAGACCTGCACCAGCTTCGCGCCGGCATCGACCTTGGCGCGCGCATCCGCGCCGCTGAAGATGCCGCCCACGCCGATGATCGGCACCGCGTCACCGACCACGGCGTGCAGCGCGCGTACCACGCGCGTGGAGGCCTCGAACACCGGGCGCCCCGACAGGCCGCCGGCTTCCTCGGCATGGGGCAGTCCCTTGACCGCCTCGCGCGAGATGGTGGTGTTGGTGGCGATCACGCCGTCGATCCTGTGGCGCACCAGCGCGTCGCCGATATTGCCGACCTGGTCGGCATCGAGGTCCGGCGCGATCTTCA
Encoded proteins:
- a CDS encoding tripartite tricarboxylate transporter substrate binding protein, with amino-acid sequence MHCLFACAAACATWLGAAAHAQPPAYPAKPVRIIVPFAAGGPADVLARATGEGIARATGQSVVVENKAGAAGTIGVDMVAKAAPDGYTIALVPVGNIAVNPTLMPNLPYKQSDLAPVAMLATAENVLVINAATPVRSVAELLKLAAQKPGELSFASPGAGSQAHLAGELLQLDANVKLNHVPYKGVSPAMTDVVGGQVTMMFAQLSAALPYIKAGKLRALGVASAKRSTVLPDVPTIAEQGFPKFEAVSWYALMAPAGTPPEVVRKLSQHVDAVLADAALKEKLATLGMEAAGGTPQQLASTIQQESARWAGVIRQRRITID
- a CDS encoding ABC transporter permease, with the protein product MSLFSLLGALEIGLIFSLVALGVLISFRILNFPDLTVDGSFPLGGAVAATLIAAGQDPFLATVVAIAAGALAGWITGWLNVRLKIMDLLASILMMIALYSINLRIMGRPNVPLITEPTLFTMLQPEWMPDYVLRPLVLFIVVVIAKLGLDWFFSSQLGLAMRATGANPRMARAQGIPTGRATLAGMALSNALVALAGALFAQTQGGSDISMGIGTIVIGLAAVIIGETVLPARRLIWTTLAVVLGAILYRFFIALALNSDFIGLKAQDLNLVTAALVTIALVLPATRKKLFARKNGGA
- a CDS encoding ABC transporter substrate-binding protein → MKSIKGLAATKSILGGAVALALLYGGAVQAQTVKVLSIVDHPALDAIRDGVRAELKAAGYDADKSLKWEYQSAQGNTGTAAQIARKFVGDNPNAIVAIATPSAQAVVAATKTVPVVYSGVTDPVAAQLVKSWSPSGTNVTGVSDKLPLDKQVALIKRVVPKARNVGMVYNPGEANSVVVVKELKELLAKEGLTLKEAAAPRTVDIGPAAKSLIGKVDVIYTNTDNNVVSAYESLVKVANESKIPLVAADTDSVKRGAVAALGINYADLGHQTGKVVVRILKGEKPGAIASQTSDNLELFVNTGAAAKQGATLSPELIKEAKTVIK
- a CDS encoding ABC transporter ATP-binding protein; its protein translation is MLRAQDLKLTFNPGTPIETRALRGLTLEIPSGQFVAVIGSNGAGKSTFLNAISGDQMVDSGRITIDDTDVTRQPAWDRAHLVARVFQDPMAGTCEALTIEENMALAMARGAKRGFRPALNRASRELFREKLRLLNLGLENRLTDRIGLLSGGQRQAVSLLMASLQPSRILLLDEHTAALDPKTAAFVLELTARIVEESKLTTMMVTHSMRQALDYGQRTVMLHQGQVVLDVSGDKRKGLDVPDLLKMFEQTRHEQLDDDALLLG